In the genome of Marinomonas algicola, the window TCACGCTTAATTTGAGCAAATAAATTACCTTTCCAAGCCGAGTCAGACAGGTTATTAACCGTGATCAACTGGCGGATTTTGTAGTCACCCTCAGTAAAACGGAATGTCTTAGTATATTGAACACCTAAAGAATCTGTGAAATACAAATTAACGTCTAAGGAACCATCACCGGACCTTAATTCGTAAGACGTCTTTTCTGCACTGTATACAGGGCGACCTTCTTTTGATGCATCGGGTCCGTTAGGGCCGATAAGACCACTTTGAGTCACATAAATACGCTGCGCCGTATTCTCTAAAATAACTAATGGGTCATCTTCATCAATAACGCGTTTGTATTTTAAGAGAGAAGCACTAACGATGTCGCCACCAACTGGATTGATACCAACTTCTAAAGTGTCGGTGGTGATCTTAATTAGTTCACCTGATTCGACGACAGAAACGGTTCCCGGAATTTCCGAGCTTGCAGTGGCAGTAACAATAGCAGAAGGAATATCGCTACTATTAGCGGTTGTATTTGAAGGAGCTGATTGAGAGCTTTGGGCAACGTTTTGAGTAGACGAAGAACCATAATCTTGGTTCCACTGTAAAAACAGCATATAGCCACTGACAAAAAGCGCACCCCATAAAAAGTAACGTCTGAAATCCATGGTATTCAACTAATTATTGGTTAGACAACAGGTTCAAAAGAACCCTTTTAAAAACACGCGCTATTAAAGCAGTCTTTTGCTGTTTTTTCAGCCTATTTTTGCTTTAAAGGGGAGTCTTTTGGTTTTTTGGAGGAATTCTTTGTTTTTTTGACGATTTGACCCCAGGCTTTATCAAGTCTTTTCAATAAAGTAGCGTTATCAATGTCTTTAATTCCTTGACGGGACAGAAACACAATATCAAATCCTGCAAGATCCAATTTGTGATGGCGAAATGAGTCACGTACTAAACGTTTAATACGATTTCTTCCAACCGCTCTTTTTTCCGTCTTTTTAGCAACAATCAATCCTAACCTTGCTAGGTCATCATTGCGTTTTGTCGCTAATATAAGGAATTCCCCGGCAAAAACTTTCGAGGTAGTATGATCGAATACGGTTTTATAATCCCCAGCGGTCAGGAGTCTGACTTGCCGGGGAAAACAAAAGTCGGTCATAAGCGGGATTATGCGCTTAGAGCCTTGCGTCCGCGAGCACGACGACGATTTAGGATTTGACGTCCACTTTTCGTTGCCATACGAGCACGGAAACCGTGATTACGTTTGCGTTTTAGAACGCTAGGTTGAAATGTTCTTTTCATCTCTATTTTCTCTCACTGAAGCAGTGTTTCAGTTTTGAGGGTTAGCCTTAGCCAAGCCTCTACAATTTGATTCAAAATCAGGCGGCGGATTTTAATGAAATTCTTTAAATAGATCAATAAATATTAACGCTTTCGTATTAAATAATTACACACAATGTTATTCAACTAATTATACACAGACTTTAGTGGGGGATTTACCGTGCCATTTTT includes:
- the rpmH gene encoding 50S ribosomal protein L34 — encoded protein: MKRTFQPSVLKRKRNHGFRARMATKSGRQILNRRRARGRKALSA
- the rnpA gene encoding ribonuclease P protein component; its protein translation is MTDFCFPRQVRLLTAGDYKTVFDHTTSKVFAGEFLILATKRNDDLARLGLIVAKKTEKRAVGRNRIKRLVRDSFRHHKLDLAGFDIVFLSRQGIKDIDNATLLKRLDKAWGQIVKKTKNSSKKPKDSPLKQK